A portion of the Sus scrofa isolate TJ Tabasco breed Duroc chromosome 5, Sscrofa11.1, whole genome shotgun sequence genome contains these proteins:
- the LOC100736675 gene encoding LOW QUALITY PROTEIN: olfactory receptor 6C2-like (The sequence of the model RefSeq protein was modified relative to this genomic sequence to represent the inferred CDS: inserted 1 base in 1 codon), which produces MKNHTITTFILLGLTDNPQLQIPIFMFLFLTYMLSITGNLTIISLTLVDSHLKTPMYYFLQNFALLEISFTTACIPRYLYNITTGDRSITYNICVIQVFFTDVFGVTEFFLLAAMSYDRYVAICKPLHYMSIMNSRVCRRLVLCCWISGLLIILXPLTLFLDLKFCDSNVIDYFFCDASPILKISCSDTWLIEQLVIVCAVLTFILTLVCVVLSYLYILKTILRFPSAQQRKRAFSTCSSHMIVVSITYGSCIFIYIKPSAKESVAINKAVTLLMTSIAPMLNPFIYTLRNKQVRRALSDSFKKLALIAKK; this is translated from the exons ATGAAAAACCACACAATCACAACCTTCATCCTGTTGGGACTGACCGATAACCCTCAGCTTCAGATTCcgatttttatgtttctgtttctcaCTTACATGTTGAGTATAACTGGGAATCTGACCATCATATCCCTCACTTTAGTGGACTCCCACCTTAAAACACCCATGTACTATTTCCTACAAAATTTTGCCTTATTAGAAATTTCATTTACAACTGCTTGTATCCCTAGATATTTGTACAACATAACAACAGGTGACAGGTCAATTACATACAATATTTGTGTTATTCAAGTGTTTTTTACTGATGTCTTTGGAGTAACCGAGTTTTTTCTCCTGgccgccatgtcctatgaccgctacgtggccatctgcaaacccctgcattacaTGAGCATCATGAACAGCAGAGTCTGCAGGAGGCTTGTCCTCTGCTGTTGGATCTCTGGCTTGTTGATCATAC CACCACTGACTCTGTTCCTAGATTTGAAATTCTGTGACTCAAATgtcattgattattttttctgtgaTGCATCTCCTATTTTGAAGATTTCATGCTCAGATACTTGGCTAATAGAGCAGCTGGTTATTGTCTGTGCTGTGCTGACCTTCATTCTGACTCTGGTATGTGTTGTTCTGTCCTACCTTTACATCCTCAAAACTATTCTAAGATTCccctctgcccagcaaaggaaaaggGCCTTTTCTACCTGTTCTTCTCACATGATTGTGGTTTCCATCACCTATGGCAGCTGCATTTTCATCTACATCAAGCCTTCAGCAAAGGAATCCGTGGCTATTAATAAGGCTGTGACATTGCTCATGACCTCCATcgcccccatgctgaaccctttcatctacactcTGAGAAACAAACAAGTGAGACGAGCCCTCAGTGATTCCTTCAAAAAACTTGCACTAATCGCCAAGAAGTAA
- the LOC110260847 gene encoding olfactory receptor 6C2-like encodes MRNRTITTFILLGLTDDPELQVLIFIFLFLTYTLSVTGNLTIITLTFVDSHLKTPMYFFLKNFSFLEISLTTACVPRYLYSIATSDKIITYNACFIQVFFTDLCGVTEFFLLAAMSYDRYVAICKPLHYVTIMSSRVCGILISSCWMAGLCVLIPPLSLGLNLKFCDSNRLDHFGCDAFPLVKISCSDTWLMEQTVIICAVLTLNMTLTCVVLSYAYIIKTIFRFPSVQQRKKAFSTCSSHMIVVSITYGTCIFIYMNPTAKGEVTIKKVVSLIIFSVSPTLNPFIYTLRNNQVKKAFKDSIKRIALLSTK; translated from the coding sequence ATGAGAAACCGAACAATAACAACATTCATTCTGCTGGGACTCACAGACGACCCTGAGCTACAGgttctgatttttatctttctatttctcaCCTACACACTGAGTGTAACTGGAAACCTGACCATCATCACACTCACCTTTGTGGATTCCCACCTGAaaacacccatgtactttttcttaaaaaatttctcctttttagagATCTCCTTAACAACTGCCTGTGTTCCTAGATATTTGTATAGCATAGCAACAAGTGACAAGATCATTACCTATAATGCTTGTTTCATTCAAGTGTTTTTCACTGACCTCTGTGGAGTAACAGAGTTTTTTCTCCTGgccgccatgtcctatgaccgctacgtggccatctgcaaacccctgcattatgTGACCATCATGAGCAGCAGAGTCTGTGGGATTCTCATCAGCTCTTGTTGGATGGCTGGTCTCTGTGTTTTAATCCCACCACTTAGCCTGGGTTTAAATCTGAAATTCTGTGACTCTAACAGGCTTGATCATTTCGGCTGTGATGCGTTTCCCTTAGTGAAAATCTCATGCTCAGACACATGGCTCATGGAACAGACGGTTATAATCTGTGCTGTGCTGACCCTGAATATGACTCTCACTTGTGTAGTTCTGTCCTATGCTTACATCATCAAGACAATTTTTAGGTTCCCTTCTgtccagcaaaggaaaaaagccttttcGACCTGCTCTTCCCACATGATTGTGGTTTCCATCACCTATGGAACGTGCATTTTCATCTACATGAATCCTACAGCAAAGGGAGAAGTGACTATTAAAAAAGTGGTTTCACTGATCATTTTTTCTGTTTCACCTACTTTGAATCCGTTTATTTATACTTTGAGAAACAATCAAGTGAAGAAAGCGTTTAAGGACTCAATCAAAAGAATTGCCTTGCTCTCAactaagtaa
- the LOC100736637 gene encoding LOW QUALITY PROTEIN: olfactory receptor 6C2-like (The sequence of the model RefSeq protein was modified relative to this genomic sequence to represent the inferred CDS: inserted 4 bases in 2 codons), giving the protein MSLNHKCRLSRRQDSVMRNHTVTTFILLGLTDEPQLKALVFIFLFLTYMLSVTGNLTIISLTSTDSHLKTAMYFFLQNFSFLEIAFTSACIPQYLYNIATGDKTITYNSCAAQLFFTDVFGVTEFFSXGRHVYDRYAAICKPLHYVTIVNHTVCRRLIFGSWLAGLLIIIPPLSLGLKLEFCDSNVIDHFVCDAAPLLKISCSETWLIEQMVIVCAVLTFIMTXVCVVLSYVHILKTILQFPSAQQRKKAFSTCSSHMIVVSISYGSCIFTYVKPSAKESVAVNKGVTILTTSIAPMLNPFIYTLRNKQVKQAFNDAIKRFALFLKK; this is encoded by the exons ATGTCTCTGAATCATAAATGCAGACTGAGCAGGAGGCAGGACTCAGTGATGAGAAACCACACAGTAACAACTTTTATCCTGCTGGGACTCACAGATGAGCCACAGCTGAAGGCTCTGGTTTTCATCTTCCTGTTTCTCACCTACATGCTGAGCGTCACTGGGAACCTGACCATCATCTCCCTCACCTCCACAGACTCTCACCTCAAAActgccatgtactttttcctacaAAACTTCTCCTTCTTGGAAATCGCATTTACATCTGCTTGTATTCCCCAGTACTTGTACAACATAGCAACAGGTGATAAGACCATCACATACAACAGTTGTGCTGCGCAACTATTTTTTACTGATGTCTTTGGAGTAACTGAGTTTTTCTC TGGCCGCCATGTCTATGACCGCTACgcagccatctgcaaacccctgcattacgTGACCATCGTGAACCACACGGTCTGTAGGAGACTCATCTTTGGTTCCTGGCTGGCTGGCTTGTTGATCATCATTCCCCCACTCAGCCTGGGCCTAAAGCTGGAATTCTGTGACTCCAATGTCATTGACCATTTTGTCTGTGATGCAGCCCCCCTCCTAAAGATCTCATGCTCAGAAACGTGGCTCATAGAGCAGATGGTCATAGTCTGTGCTGTGTTGACCTTTATCATGAC CGTGTGTGTGGTTCTATCCTACGTACACATCCTCAAGACCATTTTGCAATTcccttctgcccagcaaaggaaaaaggcattTTCTACATGTTCTTCCCACATGATCGTGGTCTCCATCAGCTATGGAAGCTGTATCTTCACCTATGTTAAACCTTCAGCAAAGGAATCAGTGGCTGTTAATAAGGGAGTGACAATTCTCACTACTTCCATTGCTCCCATGCTGAATCCTTTCATTTACACCTTGAGAAACAAGCAAGTGAAACAAGCTTTCAATGATGCAATCAAAAGATTTGCATTGTTCTTAAAGAAATAA